A segment of the Nitrospiraceae bacterium genome:
GAGCCGGTTCCGAAGAATATCGCAGAAGCGATCATCAAGAAATAGTGGTGTCGTGAATTAGGGGGAGGGAGTTGGTATGGCGAAGGCGAAATTTGAGCGGCGGAAGCCGCACGTGAACATCGGGACAATCGGGCACGTGGACCACGGCAAGACGACCTTGACGGCAGCCTTGACCAAGGTCTGCGCGGACAAGGGGCTGGCGAAGTTCGTGAGCT
Coding sequences within it:
- a CDS encoding GTP-binding protein, translated to MAKAKFERRKPHVNIGTIGHVDHGKTTLTAALTKVCADKGLAKFVS